A single window of Nostoc sp. KVJ3 DNA harbors:
- a CDS encoding cupin domain-containing protein, translating to MSEGEKLIAINARNAPTRTKPSNYPEPFASRMVGREKHPLGDLFGITNFGVNLTRLAPMAISALRHAHTLQDEFVYILEGHPTLRTDEGCTQLCPGMCAGFKAGTGNGHHLINETSEDVLYLEIGDRTPHDVGSYPDDDLMANLENGLWKFVHKDGTPY from the coding sequence ATGTCAGAAGGAGAAAAATTGATCGCCATCAACGCAAGGAATGCACCAACAAGAACTAAGCCCTCAAACTATCCTGAACCATTTGCATCGCGTATGGTGGGCAGGGAGAAACACCCACTAGGTGACTTGTTTGGGATTACGAACTTTGGTGTAAACCTAACACGCCTAGCTCCAATGGCAATTTCAGCCCTTCGTCACGCTCACACCTTGCAAGACGAGTTCGTGTACATCTTGGAGGGGCATCCAACGCTACGTACCGATGAAGGTTGTACACAACTCTGCCCAGGTATGTGTGCCGGCTTCAAGGCTGGCACTGGTAACGGGCACCATCTGATTAACGAAACCTCAGAAGATGTTCTTTACCTCGAAATCGGGGACAGAACACCGCATGACGTTGGCAGCTATCCCGATGACGATCTGATGGCCAATTTAGAGAATGGCTTGTGGAAATTTGTCCACAAAGACGGCACACCATACTAA
- a CDS encoding ATP-binding protein — protein MTSLLQRLSAERNRKFVGRERELELFLDAIASRELPFHILHVFGPGGVGKTTLMQQFLRFCERSKISTIYVEGRNIEAAPESFVSTLRSLMGLNESDSPLHVLAQRQERNVILIDTYEAITQLDEWLREGFLPHLSVNTLIVIAGRNPPSSSWCSDPGWQALMHTLPLRNLTPEESQTYLITRDIPTTQHQAILEFTHGHPLALSLVAEVFAQGKEISFQAESAPNVVKTLLSRFIKEVPTPLHRMALEACAVIRLTTEAALNQILAVPQNTLAGEAHSLGEILDVHDLFEWLRGLSFIESGQLGLFPHDLAREVLIADLRWRNSEFYNELHHRARQYYTKRLGQTQGQEKHRVLLDYIFLHRDNSAIRSCFTWGEQSSLLTDSLRETDKTALLGMVAEYEGEESAKIADRWLKRQPQNVVVFRDLHSEPAGFAMMVALHTATVEDLSADPGALASWQYLQTHAPLRPSEGATIFRFWMARDTYQAVSPTQSLIFINFVQYFQKTPGLAYTFLPCAQADSWTAMLNYFDLTRLSETDFTVEGRHYGVYGHDWRIVSPAAWKEILARKEVTTAGESVDNTPVGEPLLVLSQPEFVEAVQNALRNFSCPDVLQNNPLMRSRSVHEMLSGLVKEQVATKSSVNENPLDTLGERVNALQNLVKQAVEYLQSSPRDEKLYRAVYRTYLNPALTQEQAAELLDLPFSTYRRHLKAGMTRVADILWQREIS, from the coding sequence ATGACATCTCTATTACAGCGACTAAGTGCAGAACGAAATCGCAAATTCGTGGGACGTGAGCGGGAACTGGAGCTATTTCTTGATGCGATCGCATCAAGAGAATTACCCTTTCACATTTTGCACGTCTTTGGCCCTGGCGGTGTGGGCAAGACAACCCTCATGCAGCAGTTTTTGCGGTTTTGTGAACGGTCAAAAATCTCAACTATCTACGTAGAAGGACGTAATATAGAAGCTGCGCCCGAATCTTTTGTTAGCACGTTGCGTTCGTTGATGGGATTGAATGAATCAGATTCTCCTTTACATGTGCTAGCCCAAAGACAAGAACGTAATGTAATTTTAATTGATACCTATGAAGCTATTACCCAGCTAGATGAATGGTTGCGGGAAGGATTCTTACCCCATTTGTCTGTTAATACCTTAATTGTGATTGCTGGACGCAATCCCCCCTCATCTAGTTGGTGTAGCGATCCAGGTTGGCAAGCTTTGATGCACACCTTGCCCCTACGCAACCTTACCCCAGAAGAAAGTCAAACTTATCTCATCACACGAGATATTCCCACTACACAACACCAGGCGATTCTAGAATTTACCCACGGACATCCTCTAGCATTATCTTTGGTTGCTGAGGTGTTTGCTCAGGGAAAAGAAATCTCTTTTCAAGCAGAATCTGCTCCCAATGTTGTTAAAACACTGTTGTCAAGATTCATAAAAGAAGTACCAACGCCCCTACACCGTATGGCTTTAGAAGCTTGTGCGGTGATCCGGCTGACTACCGAAGCCGCACTAAATCAAATATTGGCTGTGCCTCAAAATACTTTGGCTGGTGAGGCTCACTCTTTAGGGGAAATACTTGATGTTCACGATTTATTTGAGTGGTTGCGCGGACTGTCGTTTATCGAATCAGGGCAATTGGGTTTATTTCCCCACGATTTAGCACGCGAAGTTTTAATTGCTGACTTGCGTTGGCGTAATTCGGAATTTTACAATGAATTACACCACCGAGCGCGTCAATATTATACCAAACGACTAGGGCAAACTCAGGGACAAGAAAAGCATCGAGTGCTACTTGATTATATTTTTTTGCATCGGGATAACTCAGCGATTCGATCCTGTTTTACCTGGGGTGAGCAAAGTAGTTTATTGACAGACTCACTACGGGAAACTGACAAAACTGCACTGCTGGGGATGGTGGCAGAATACGAAGGCGAAGAATCAGCAAAAATAGCAGATCGCTGGTTGAAGCGCCAACCGCAGAATGTAGTAGTATTTCGTGACTTGCACTCCGAACCTGCGGGATTTGCAATGATGGTGGCATTGCACACAGCAACTGTTGAAGATTTGAGTGCAGATCCGGGCGCTCTTGCATCTTGGCAATATCTCCAAACCCATGCACCATTACGCCCTAGCGAAGGCGCAACTATTTTCCGCTTCTGGATGGCGCGGGACACCTATCAAGCTGTTTCCCCCACCCAAAGTCTAATTTTCATTAATTTTGTGCAGTATTTTCAGAAAACACCGGGGTTAGCATACACCTTCCTACCTTGTGCCCAAGCAGATAGTTGGACAGCAATGTTGAACTACTTCGACTTAACACGACTTTCTGAAACCGATTTTACAGTTGAGGGAAGACACTATGGTGTTTATGGGCATGACTGGCGAATTGTATCACCTGCCGCATGGAAGGAAATTTTGGCACGAAAAGAGGTTACAACTGCCGGAGAATCTGTAGATAATACTCCAGTCGGTGAACCTCTGTTAGTTCTTAGTCAGCCAGAATTTGTGGAGGCGGTACAGAATGCGTTACGTAACTTTAGTTGTCCCGATGTATTACAGAATAATCCCTTAATGCGATCGCGAAGCGTCCATGAAATGCTTTCTGGCTTAGTTAAGGAACAAGTTGCCACAAAATCAAGTGTGAACGAGAATCCTTTGGACACATTAGGCGAACGCGTTAATGCTTTACAAAATCTGGTGAAACAAGCGGTTGAATATTTACAATCATCACCGCGTGATGAAAAACTCTACCGCGCTGTTTATCGAACTTATTTAAATCCTGCCCTCACCCAAGAACAAGCAGCTGAGTTACTAGATTTGCCTTTCAGTACCTATCGCCGCCATCTTAAAGCTGGGATGACGAGAGTTGCAGATATTTTATGGCAAAGAGAAATTAGCTAA
- a CDS encoding nickel/cobalt transporter produces the protein MKKLLHYLAWNTAIIAICLFWMPEADAHPLGNFTINHYAGVQVATDGVGIDYVLDMAEIPAFQEINHLDTNRDRKAEPVETVRYPNQKCQEVNSHLELLIDKQPLALSLIKSTVEFPPGVGGLSTLRLSCNFQGSTELVGANQLIEFEDQFYPQRLGWREITVAANGVPIQGDFTSLSITNRLRDYPAELLSSPLDQRRISFKLNPSLTSSEQAPPPSVKSSSRLDNALTGRSNDVFTSLITQENHNFLTIVIALAIAFLWGGLHALSPGHGKTIVGAYLVGSRSNAQHALFLGLIMTITHTAGIFALGLVTLGTSQFILTEQLYPWLSVLSGVLVTVIGLNLFISRLQGTQVSHSHDHVHSHQHSQDLHHHHHQTLDDSLPLRYHHNHEHSHLPPHGASMKWSSLLALGISGGLLPCPSALVVLLSAIAMGRVGFGLALVSAFSLGLAAVLTGIGLILVYAKDRFEHLSFQIPRIKMLPVASALCITIIGLGITSQALLAHPWN, from the coding sequence ATGAAAAAGCTGCTACATTACTTGGCTTGGAATACTGCAATCATCGCAATATGTTTATTTTGGATGCCGGAGGCGGATGCCCATCCTTTAGGCAATTTTACCATCAATCACTACGCAGGAGTGCAGGTAGCAACCGATGGTGTGGGGATTGATTATGTTCTAGACATGGCAGAGATTCCGGCTTTTCAGGAAATTAATCACTTAGATACTAATCGCGATCGCAAAGCTGAACCTGTAGAGACGGTTCGATACCCCAACCAAAAATGCCAGGAAGTCAATTCACATTTGGAACTGTTGATCGATAAACAGCCTTTAGCACTGTCTTTGATCAAATCAACAGTCGAATTTCCTCCAGGTGTCGGAGGATTATCTACACTGCGGCTGAGTTGTAATTTTCAGGGGTCAACGGAGTTAGTAGGCGCGAATCAGTTAATCGAGTTTGAAGATCAGTTTTATCCACAGCGTTTGGGCTGGCGTGAGATTACTGTGGCTGCGAATGGCGTTCCCATTCAAGGTGATTTCACCTCTTTGAGTATTACCAACCGCTTGAGAGATTACCCTGCTGAGTTACTTAGCAGTCCTCTCGACCAGCGTCGAATCTCCTTTAAACTCAATCCGTCTCTGACATCGAGTGAACAAGCACCTCCACCGTCTGTTAAATCATCCAGCCGCTTAGATAATGCTTTGACAGGAAGAAGCAACGATGTATTTACTAGCCTAATTACCCAGGAAAATCATAATTTCCTGACTATTGTAATAGCTCTAGCGATCGCCTTTTTATGGGGTGGTTTACACGCCCTCTCCCCTGGTCATGGAAAAACGATAGTCGGTGCTTATTTGGTGGGTTCCCGCAGTAATGCCCAACATGCTTTATTCCTGGGGCTAATTATGACGATTACCCATACTGCTGGGATATTTGCGCTAGGGCTGGTCACTCTTGGCACATCCCAGTTTATCTTGACAGAGCAATTGTATCCTTGGTTAAGCGTACTCTCTGGCGTACTGGTAACTGTAATTGGTCTGAATTTGTTTATCAGTCGATTGCAAGGGACTCAAGTCTCTCATTCACACGACCATGTACATAGTCATCAACACAGCCAGGACTTGCATCATCACCATCACCAGACGCTCGATGACTCGCTACCGCTTCGCTATCACCACAACCATGAGCATTCACATTTACCGCCTCACGGCGCTTCCATGAAGTGGTCTAGTCTACTAGCGTTGGGAATTTCCGGCGGCTTGTTACCTTGTCCTTCAGCCTTAGTAGTGTTGCTAAGTGCGATCGCAATGGGGCGAGTTGGCTTTGGATTAGCGCTAGTATCTGCCTTTAGCTTAGGTCTAGCAGCAGTACTAACTGGAATTGGCTTAATACTGGTTTATGCCAAAGATCGATTTGAACATTTGTCATTCCAAATACCCAGGATAAAAATGTTACCTGTGGCAAGCGCCTTATGTATCACCATAATTGGCTTAGGCATTACTTCACAGGCTTTACTCGCTCATCCGTGGAACTAA
- a CDS encoding tetratricopeptide repeat protein, whose translation MHLKILWVLVLTSLLVLLRPCDTQALSLGYTNGKLGTYSSAVQLLTVNSRQILPGKQSDLVFPDYLQRSHIISVYEEKVAQSPDSSIFLRLLADQYLRRFREIGDIDDVLRAEQAARRSLTLQPRHNDVSSMLLASALLSQHQFRSALDVLNNSSVDNPNIVSLRASIQMELGDYETTHQLLQNLAQEESNSGHNAVAARYLELTGNLASARQLLDEAMQEMDSFYTTSAETRAWFHVRVGDLAFAAGDFALSEQRYREAFDLFPRHIAAFTGLARLYAAQHRWQDVLNIANQGIELMPLVETLGYKADAQLALLDQKGAAETEDLIGVVAYLSKVKGIYDRALAVYYTEHGIHLIEALEIARSEVAVRDDVYAEDTLAWAAAANGEWQEAQKAAQRATRFGTEDALLQFHAGMIAFHLGKRQEAIKRLTQAVSLNPQFHHKYADEARQVLANLVPSVSFPTPKTIGSSL comes from the coding sequence ATGCATCTAAAAATACTATGGGTGTTAGTGCTGACTAGCCTACTGGTTTTACTAAGACCCTGTGATACACAAGCGCTAAGTTTAGGCTACACCAATGGTAAGTTAGGCACATATTCCTCTGCTGTGCAACTGCTGACTGTAAATTCCAGGCAGATATTACCAGGAAAGCAGTCAGATTTAGTCTTCCCCGATTATTTACAGCGATCGCATATTATCAGCGTCTATGAGGAGAAAGTTGCCCAATCTCCCGATTCCTCAATATTTCTACGTTTGTTAGCCGATCAATATTTGAGGCGTTTTCGAGAAATTGGAGATATAGACGATGTGTTACGAGCAGAACAAGCGGCACGTAGATCCCTGACACTACAGCCGCGCCATAATGACGTTTCTTCCATGCTCCTAGCATCAGCTTTACTATCTCAACATCAGTTTCGGTCAGCTTTAGATGTATTAAATAATTCATCTGTTGATAATCCCAATATTGTCTCGCTTAGGGCATCCATTCAGATGGAGTTGGGTGACTATGAAACAACTCATCAACTCTTGCAAAACCTTGCACAGGAGGAATCTAACTCTGGTCATAACGCAGTTGCCGCCCGTTACTTAGAGTTAACTGGTAATCTAGCCTCGGCACGGCAACTGCTAGATGAAGCTATGCAGGAGATGGACTCTTTCTACACGACGAGCGCCGAAACCCGTGCTTGGTTTCATGTGCGGGTTGGGGATCTGGCTTTTGCAGCCGGAGATTTTGCCCTGTCTGAGCAGCGATATCGGGAAGCTTTTGACCTCTTCCCACGCCATATAGCTGCGTTTACAGGACTGGCGCGCCTCTATGCGGCACAGCATCGATGGCAGGATGTTCTAAATATCGCAAACCAGGGTATAGAACTGATGCCGTTGGTAGAAACGCTGGGGTATAAGGCTGATGCTCAACTAGCTCTTCTCGACCAAAAAGGCGCAGCTGAAACTGAAGATTTAATCGGGGTAGTAGCTTACCTGAGCAAGGTTAAAGGAATCTACGATCGCGCTTTGGCAGTCTACTACACCGAACATGGAATTCATTTAATAGAGGCGCTAGAGATTGCCCGTAGTGAAGTAGCAGTGCGAGACGATGTATATGCAGAGGATACTTTGGCTTGGGCAGCTGCGGCTAATGGGGAATGGCAAGAAGCGCAAAAGGCAGCACAACGGGCAACTCGCTTCGGAACAGAGGATGCTTTGCTGCAATTTCATGCTGGCATGATTGCGTTTCACTTAGGTAAGCGTCAGGAAGCAATAAAGCGACTAACTCAAGCTGTTAGCCTCAATCCTCAATTTCATCACAAGTATGCTGATGAAGCTCGTCAAGTCTTGGCTAACTTAGTACCCTCTGTCTCTTTTCCCACTCCTAAAACTATAGGGAGTTCTTTATGA
- a CDS encoding DUF4331 domain-containing protein: MRINARSITSFIATEGRLLIEKAVQNMVFLSIKRSLYWTKATRFFRPIVAFVAILLVVLIYATPKALASDHQDTTFLATKLTAADLTDLFVFESPTDPKNVVLVMDFDPLIVSGEKRPFDPNVLYQFKIDNTGDSIEDVVLQFNINGQGSQQTVTVRGPCRPTTVGTESALLPVSWTGQLNQTFAAYNGMKFFVGTRKDPFFFDLEQFFKIIPDRNYSLQPNPSPPFQVLSFRPPGQAKDTLAPFNVHSIIVELPRKLLGKGKIGAWMTTSVKTPRLRNGNFAQIERLAVPALNELFMDFKAHNNSNLQTPTKDASNQSQFIQAFVKAIGRPQGIADAVISVAIPDVIQADLSKPSGSYFGTQLGKNFGGRRPKDDVIDVTASVVFGNAVTGISTGQIPGLTSDNVAPNNANFLSEFPYLGNPL, from the coding sequence ATGAGAATAAATGCTCGGAGTATCACCTCTTTTATAGCAACTGAAGGCAGGTTACTCATAGAGAAAGCAGTCCAAAATATGGTATTTCTTTCCATCAAGCGATCGCTATATTGGACTAAAGCTACTCGTTTTTTTCGTCCCATAGTGGCATTTGTCGCTATTTTGCTCGTAGTCCTAATCTATGCAACCCCTAAAGCTTTGGCTTCAGACCACCAAGACACAACTTTTTTAGCCACTAAGCTGACTGCTGCGGATCTCACAGATTTGTTTGTGTTTGAGAGTCCCACAGACCCCAAAAATGTTGTCTTAGTGATGGATTTCGACCCTCTGATCGTTTCTGGTGAAAAAAGACCATTCGATCCAAATGTTCTTTATCAATTCAAGATTGATAACACTGGCGACAGTATTGAAGATGTCGTACTCCAATTCAATATAAATGGTCAAGGCTCACAGCAAACTGTCACAGTCCGCGGCCCATGTCGTCCAACCACAGTAGGAACAGAGTCAGCTTTGCTTCCAGTCAGTTGGACAGGGCAACTCAACCAAACATTCGCCGCATATAACGGCATGAAGTTCTTTGTTGGGACACGCAAAGACCCGTTCTTTTTCGATTTGGAACAGTTCTTTAAAATCATCCCGGATCGGAACTATAGCCTTCAGCCTAATCCCAGTCCTCCCTTCCAAGTTCTTTCCTTTAGACCACCTGGACAAGCAAAAGACACTCTGGCCCCATTCAATGTCCACTCAATTATTGTCGAGCTACCCAGGAAACTGCTTGGTAAAGGCAAGATTGGTGCTTGGATGACAACTAGTGTTAAAACTCCTAGACTCAGAAACGGGAATTTTGCTCAGATTGAGCGGTTAGCAGTTCCAGCCCTGAATGAACTTTTTATGGACTTTAAGGCTCATAATAATAGTAATCTTCAGACACCAACTAAAGACGCTAGCAATCAATCCCAATTCATTCAAGCCTTTGTCAAAGCGATCGGTAGACCTCAAGGTATAGCCGATGCAGTGATCTCAGTGGCGATTCCTGATGTGATCCAAGCCGACCTTTCTAAACCTAGCGGTAGTTATTTTGGGACTCAGTTAGGCAAAAATTTTGGTGGTAGAAGACCAAAAGATGACGTAATTGATGTGACTGCATCTGTTGTCTTTGGTAATGCAGTTACAGGCATTTCTACAGGCCAAATTCCGGGGCTGACTAGCGATAATGTTGCGCCTAATAATGCTAACTTTCTTTCTGAGTTCCCTTATTTAGGTAATCCTTTGTAA